Proteins encoded together in one Drosophila albomicans strain 15112-1751.03 chromosome 2R, ASM965048v2, whole genome shotgun sequence window:
- the LOC117576696 gene encoding triosephosphate isomerase isoform X2 has protein sequence MAGRKFCVGGNWKMNGDQKSIAEIAKTLSDATLDPNTEVVIGAPAIYLMYARNLLPCSIGVAGQNAYKVAKGAFTGEISPAMLKDIGADWVILGHSERRAIFKESDELIAEKAEHALAEGLKVIACIGETLEEREAGNTNDVVARQMCAYAKKIRDWTNVVVAYEPVWAIGTGKTATPDQAQEVHAYLRKWLVENVSQAVSDSLRIQYGGSVTAANAKELAKKPDIDGFLVGGASLKPEFVDIINARQ, from the exons ATGGCTGGCCGTAAATTCTGCGTTGGTGGTAACTGGAAGATGAATGGTGACCAAAAGTCCATTGCCGAGATCGCCAAGACCCTCAGCGATGCCACGCTGGATCCCAACACAGAGGTCGTAATCGGCGCCCCCGCCATCTATCTGATGTACGCACGCAACCTGCTGCCCTGCAGCATCGGTGTCGCCGGCCAGAATGCCTACAAGGTGGCCAAGGGCGCCTTCACTGGTGAGATTTCGCCCGCCATGTTGAAGGACATCGGTGCCGATTGGGTCATCTTGGGCCACTCTGAGCGTCGTGCCATCTTCAAGGAGTCCGACGAACTCATCGCGGAGAAGGCCGAGCATGCTTTGGCCGAGGGCCTCAAGGTCATTGCCTGCATTGGCGAGACACTCGAGGAGCGCGAGGCTGGCAACACCAACGATGTGGTTGCTCGCCAGATGTGCGCCTATGCCAAGAAGATCCGCGACTGGACGAACGTTGTGGTTGCCTACGAGCCCGTGTGGGCCATTGGCACCGGCAAGACCGCCACTCCCGATCAG GCCCAAGAGGTGCACGCCTATCTGCGCAAATGGCTGGTTGAGAACGTCTCCCAGGCTGTCTCCGACTCTCTGCGCATTCAGTATGGTGGCTCTGTGACCGCTGCCAATGCCAAGGAGCTGGCCAAGAAGCCCGACATCGATGGCTTCCTTGTTGGCGGTGCTTCTCTGAAGCCCGAGTTCGTTGACATCATCAACGCTCGCCAGTAA
- the LOC117576696 gene encoding triosephosphate isomerase isoform X1 — MSKSSPDNNQNPKDLALDALKSVVSEAFVGKFTAVFPKLFKCQWKTYEGQKKFFANFSDTGCNMAGRKFCVGGNWKMNGDQKSIAEIAKTLSDATLDPNTEVVIGAPAIYLMYARNLLPCSIGVAGQNAYKVAKGAFTGEISPAMLKDIGADWVILGHSERRAIFKESDELIAEKAEHALAEGLKVIACIGETLEEREAGNTNDVVARQMCAYAKKIRDWTNVVVAYEPVWAIGTGKTATPDQAQEVHAYLRKWLVENVSQAVSDSLRIQYGGSVTAANAKELAKKPDIDGFLVGGASLKPEFVDIINARQ, encoded by the exons ATGTCGAAATCTAGTCCGGACAACAACCAAAATCCCAAAGACTTGGCGCTGGATGCGCTTAAAAGTGTGGTGTCGGAAGCTTTTGTGGGCAAATTCACAGCTGTTTTTCCAAAGCTTTTCAAGTGCCAATGGAAGACGTACGAAGGTCAGAAGAAG ttttttgcaaatttctcAGACACCGGGTGCAACATGGCTGGCCGTAAATTCTGCGTTGGTGGTAACTGGAAGATGAATGGTGACCAAAAGTCCATTGCCGAGATCGCCAAGACCCTCAGCGATGCCACGCTGGATCCCAACACAGAGGTCGTAATCGGCGCCCCCGCCATCTATCTGATGTACGCACGCAACCTGCTGCCCTGCAGCATCGGTGTCGCCGGCCAGAATGCCTACAAGGTGGCCAAGGGCGCCTTCACTGGTGAGATTTCGCCCGCCATGTTGAAGGACATCGGTGCCGATTGGGTCATCTTGGGCCACTCTGAGCGTCGTGCCATCTTCAAGGAGTCCGACGAACTCATCGCGGAGAAGGCCGAGCATGCTTTGGCCGAGGGCCTCAAGGTCATTGCCTGCATTGGCGAGACACTCGAGGAGCGCGAGGCTGGCAACACCAACGATGTGGTTGCTCGCCAGATGTGCGCCTATGCCAAGAAGATCCGCGACTGGACGAACGTTGTGGTTGCCTACGAGCCCGTGTGGGCCATTGGCACCGGCAAGACCGCCACTCCCGATCAG GCCCAAGAGGTGCACGCCTATCTGCGCAAATGGCTGGTTGAGAACGTCTCCCAGGCTGTCTCCGACTCTCTGCGCATTCAGTATGGTGGCTCTGTGACCGCTGCCAATGCCAAGGAGCTGGCCAAGAAGCCCGACATCGATGGCTTCCTTGTTGGCGGTGCTTCTCTGAAGCCCGAGTTCGTTGACATCATCAACGCTCGCCAGTAA